A single genomic interval of Drosophila virilis strain 15010-1051.87 chromosome 2, Dvir_AGI_RSII-ME, whole genome shotgun sequence harbors:
- the LOC116652104 gene encoding uncharacterized protein: MFDEGASANGNDEATSASQVAVGTQAAVFKIKIKNLTDRLNRLSSELDPARLRDVDDYELQDYISMASDLQAKFEIVCDGLLEVDHASVDEDLQTSFESTIRQLRLSLQRERGNRSKVQQIPHCSTFNSAAADDSRSTFVVPNHSRLPQLKLPEFSGGYTEWADFSNLFTTVIDKDPYLTNIEKLQHLRSCLKGTALDTIRSLEISNANYAAALELLDKRFNNKRLIFQAHISEILGLRKVDKGATAQLREFSDKLNSHLRALKSMGSVEQIAGCVIVHTLLQKLDSVTQASWEDDAPLDVIPSCERFTTFIERRCQRLENADHATAMYTPSSQVGQNNSSRRTFVVTRNGTSACVFCEVAGHSIYKCLQFANLSPLLRLHEAKRLALCLNCLQRGHQLRVCGSSACRVCGSKHHSLLHLGNTSSHIAASSPNNAQDTETYSSSQNTLAALLSSPLTTAQHLKHDVVLLATAVINVKNRAGSLVPCRALLDSGSQLHIITSRLAHQLQLRKFKSTAIVSGIGDAAFASDGFSVNINVKSRVSEYSTCIPALIAPSITDNQPGFTLDPASWNIPSNIQLADPEFFKSQQIDMLIGASLFFDLLCVGQIKLAAGLPILQKTRLGWVATGGASHAGKSSFMAMRSMENPDLLVDSHLQPNTQIDELIRRFWELECCTDPESLPNKEERDCEAHFQANFKRLSTGDYSVRLPLRLGMYPLGDSYQQAVRRFLNLERKLDRNPLLKPQYAAFIKEYLDLGHMSLVTSAALGQCKYYLPHHCVLKEDSTTTKLRVVFDGSAVTTSGHSLNDALMAGPTIQPKLFSILMRFRTFAVALTGDICKMYRCVRVEPADSYFQCILWRESQHQKIQIYKLDTVTYGTKPASFLSVRAMHQLAMDEQKTFPIGSDIVKRDFYVDDLISGGSCVQEAIEILKQTSGLLAKGNFRLRKWCSSDTSVLQNIPEEDRETLLKFDDGSDITKTLGLVWDPASDCFLFSFSPLRLPSRLTKRSILSAIARFYDPLGLVGPVITKSKIFMQDLWRERLDWDESLPVHLSTAWVNFCADFEYTQQFQYPRRALSSDSTVEIHGFCDASLSAYGACVYTVSKCNGNTSVRLLCSKSRVAPVKTITVPKLELCGAALLAQLLSEICQMKVFDCRYYCWSDSAVTLAWIRNDASKFNVFVANRVAAIQELTTGMEWHHIPTELNPADIISRGALPSELFRSPLWAHGPSFLSKGKEEWPASCVPVESLPELRHKVLLGTAAQPDLSIGCKFINSFSKLQRVFAYVYKFVNRIRGAELTVDHLHHGTHWLLRSVQMATLSDDYKALKEGRHVKPSSSMASLAPFLDDFGLLRIGGRLKNSSLDFSARHPIILPRQHPVTRAIIVYFHKRNLHAGPRALLSSIRLQYWPIGGRKTVSSIVAKCIICFRAKPRLAEHIMADLPADRLNTSYPFMVTGVDYCGPFYYKNEVRNRPPVKCYISLFICFATKAVHLELVKDLSTTSFLNALKRFILTRSRPSRIWSDNATNFVGAKNELADLNRLFLRDEHVKAVNEFCLTESIEWLFIPPRSPHFGGLWEAAVKTAKHHFYRSVCSSILDFDSLQHPGDLDVLTPAHFLGTAPSSSYIEPDLRQLNFNRLNYFQRVTYLQQVFWARWREEYLTLLQQRSKWRTPQPGLSINDVVLVKDENLPPLKWPLARVQELISGSDGVSRVAVLQTATGVIRRAVRKLCLLPKQDDVESPCLPTGGECLVK; the protein is encoded by the exons atgtttgatgaaggtgcaagtgcaaatggaaatgatgaGGCGACATCAGCTAGTCAAGTGGCGGTTGGAACCCAGGCtgctgtttttaaaataaagatcaaGAATTTAACTGATCGACTCAATAGATTGTCCTCGGAACTTGATCCCGCTCGACTTCgcgatgttgatgactacgagctgcaagattacataagcatggcatctgacttgcaggcgaaatttgaGATAGTCTGTGATGGTTTGTTGGAGGTGGATCATGCCAGCGTTGATGAGGATCTTCAGACAAGTTTTGAGTCAACTATTAGGCAGCTACGGCTGTCCCTTCAACGCGAGCGCGGAAATCGAAGCAAGGTTCAGCAGATTCCGCATTGTTCCACCTTCAATTCAGCCGCAGCCGATGACTCGCGTTCTACCTTTGTTGTTCCAAACCACTCTCGATtgcctcaacttaaattgccggagtttagtggaggctacacagaatgggccgattTCTCGAACCTGTTCACCACGGTCATTGacaaggatccgtatttgaccaacattgaaaaactccagcatctacggtcatgccttaaaggaacagcgctggatacaattcgctcattggaaatttcaaacgcaaattatgctgccgctttagaactgcttgataagcgttttaataacaagcgtcttatttttcaggcacacatctcTGAAATTTTGGGTTTGAGAAAGGTGGACAAGGGCGCGACTGCACAGCTGCGCGAATTTTCAGATAAGCTCAACTCTCATCTACGtgctttaaaatcgatgggcagtGTGGAACAGATCGCCGGTTGCGTCATAGTACATACGTTGCTGCAAAAACTAGATAGCGTTACGCAGGCTAGCTGGGAGGATGATGCGCcgttggacgtcataccatcatGCGAGCGGTTTACAACCTTCATAGAGAGGCGTTGccaaaggctggaaaatgcggaTCACGCTACGGCAATGTACACGCCTAGCTCCCAGGTGGGCCAGAACAACAGTAGTAGAAGAACGTTTGTAGTGACTAGGAATGGAAcgagtgcttgtgtgttttgtgaagTCGCAGGCCactctatttataaatgtttgcaattcgcAAATTTATCGCCCTTGCTGCGCCTTCACGAAGCCAAGCGGCTTGCGCTGTGCCTAAACTGCCTGCAAAGGGgacatcagctgagagtcTGCGGCTCCAGCGCTTGCAGAGTTTGTGGAAGCAAACATCATAGCTTGTTGCATCTTGGCAACACAAGCAGTCACATCGCTGCTTCTAGCCCAAACAATGCTCAAGATACCGAAACTTATTCGTCATCCCAAAACACCTTGGCGGCACTTTTATCTTCGCCTCTCACTACCGCCCAGCATCTCAAGCACGATGTGGTCCTGCTTGCCACTGCCGTCATCAACGTGAAAAATCGCGCTGGCTCCTTGGTGCCTTGCCGTGCGTTGCTCGACTCTGGGTCGCAgttgcacatcatcacctctcgtcttgctcatcagctccagctgcgcaaattcaagtcaacagcaatcgtctctggcattggtgatgcagcATTTGCGTCCGATGGGTTTTCGgtcaacatcaatgtcaaatCTCGAGTGTCGGAGTACTCCACATGCATCCCGGCCTTGATTGCACCATCCATCACCGATAATCAGCCTGGCTTCACTCTTGACCCTGCATCATGGAACATTCcatcaaatatacaactagctgatcctgaattctttaaatctcagcaaatcgaCATGTTGATTGGAGCCAGTCTGTTCTTCGATCTGCTATGCGTCGGCCAGATTAAACTAGCTGCTGGACTGCCGATATTGCAAAAGACTCGCCTTGGTTGGGTGGCTACGGGAGGTGCCTCACATGCTGGAAAATCATCATTCATGGCCATGAGATCAATGGAgaatccagatctgctggtTGACTCGCATCTGCAGCCTAATACACAGATTGATGAATTAATCCGTCGTTTTTGGGAATTGGAATGCTGCACCGACCCTGAGTCCTTACCAAACAAGGAGGAACGCGACTGtgaggcacactttcaggccaattttAAACGTCTGTCGACTGGCgactattcagttcgtttaccgcTACGTCTAGGCATGTATCCgctgggtgactcctatcaacaggcgGTTCGTCGATTCCTGAACTTAGAAAGAAAACTAGACCGTAATCCACTATTGAAACCccagtatgcagcatttatcaaggaGTATCTTGACTTGGGTCACATGTCACTTGTTACCTCagctgcactgggccaatGCAAGTACTACctgccacatcactgcgtgctgaaggaggatagcactacaaccaagctaagggtcgtgtttgatggctcagcagttactacctctggacactcgctgaatgatgcactgatggcaGGTCCTACCATCCAACCGAAGCTGTTTTCGATACTGATGCGGTTTCGTACATTTGCAGTCGCCCTGACAGgcgatatatgcaaaatgtatcgatgcgtacgagtcgaacccgcagacagttattttcaatgtatCTTGTGGCGTGAGtctcagcatcagaagatacagatttacaaattagacaccgtcacctacggcacaaaaccagcatcgtttctctcagtgcgagctatgcaccaactggccatggatgagcagaaAACTTTCCCTATTGGCTCTGACATTGTTAAAAGAGATTTCTACGTGGATGACCTCATTTCTGGTGGTAGCTGTGTTCAAGAAGCAATTGAGATATTGAAACAAACATCTGGACTACTCGCCAAGGGGAACTTTAGGCTGCGCAAATGGTGTTCTAGCGACACATCTGTACTCCAAAACATACCGGAAGAGGATAGAGAAACGCTGCTTAAGTTTGACGATGGCAGTGACATCACGAAAACGTTAGGCCTCGTTTGGGATCCCGCTTCAGACTGTTTCCTTTTCTCCTTCTCTCCACTGAGGTTGCCCTCCAGACTGACAAAACGGTCAATACTCTCCGCAATTGCTCGCTTTTACGACCcccttggtcttgttggtcccgtaataacaaaatcgaaaatttttatgCAGGATCTCTGGAGAGAAAGGCTGGACTGGGATGAGAGCCTGCCCgtacacttaagcacagcctGGGTCAACTTCTGCGCTGATTTTGAGTATACTCAGCAATTCCAGTATCCCCGTCGAGCACTCTCATCAGACAGTACAGTGGAGATTCACGgattttgtgatgccagcctaAGCGCTTATGGAGCATGCGTCTATACAGTCTCAAAGTGCAATGGCAACACCAGCGTGCGTCTCTTAtgctccaaatcgcgtgtCGCGCCTGTGAAAACCATCACGGTACCAAAGCTGGAACTCTGCGGAGCTGCATTACTGGCTCAACTTCTCagcgaaatatgccaaatgaaagTGTTCGACTGTCGGTATTACTGTTGGTCAGACTCTGCCGTGACTTTGGCTTGGATTCGCAATGATGCTTCGAAATTCAATGTTTTCGTTGCCAACCGAGTCGCAGCCATCCAAGAGCTCACCACTGGAATGGAATGGCATCATATTCCCACCGAATTAAACCCGGCGGATATAATTTCACGAGGAGCGCTGCCTAGTGAGCTCTTCCGGTCTCCATTATGGGCCCATGGTCCGAGTTTTCTCAGTAAGGGAAAGGAAGAGTGGCCTGCCTCCTGTGTACCTGTCGAATCCTTACCAGAACTTCGACACAAGGTACTCCTCGGAACTGCAGCGCAACCGGATCTCTCGATTGGTTGCAAGTTCATCAATTCGTTTTCCAAGCTGCAGCGGGTCTTTGcttatgtttacaaatttgtaaatcgaATCCGAGGAGCTGAACTAACCGTTGACCACTTGCATCATGGCACACATTGGTTGCTgcggtcagtgcaaatggctaCTCTCAGCGATGACTACAAGGCATTGAAGGAAGGAAGGCATGTCAAACCGTCTAGCTCAATGGCCTCTCTTGCACCATTCCTTGACGACTTCGGCCTACTTCGCATCGGTGGACGGCTGAAAAACTCGTCGTTGGACTTCTCAGCGCGAcatccgattatattgccCCGTCAGCATCCTGTGACGCGAGCAATCATAGTTTACTTTCATAAACGAAACTTACACGCTGGACCTCGCGCTTTATTGTCTTCGATTCGGCTCCAgtactggcccattggcggtcgAAAAACAGTCTCCagtattgttgccaaatgcataatctgttttcgtgccaagccacgattggccgagcatataatggcagacctaccagctgatcgtctTAATACATCGTATCCCTTTATGGTCACTGGCGTTGAttactgtggaccattttACTACAAGAACGAAGTGCGCAACAGGCCACCAGTGAAATGCTATATCAGtctgttcatatgcttcgctacaaagGCGGTGCACTTAGAGCTTGTAAAGGACTTGTCCACAACATCGTTTCTAAACGCCCTAAAACGTTTCATCCTGACTCGCTCTCGACcttcaaggatctggtctgacaatgcgacaaacttcGTAGGTGCCAAGAACGAACTAGCAGATCTGAACCGCCTGTTCCTGAGAGACGAGCATGTCAAGGCCGTTAACGAGTTTTGCCTAACCGAATCAATTGAATGGTTGTTCATCCCTCCTCGCTCTCCGCACTTTGGTGGACTATGGGAAGCCGCTGTGAAGACTGCTAAGCACCACTTTTATCGATCTGTTTGCTCTTCCATTTTGGATTTCGATTCGCTGC agcatccaggtgatcttgacgtcttgacacccgcacacttCCTGGGTACAGCGCCATCTTCATCATACATTGAGCCCGATCTAAGGCAGCTTAACTTCAATcggcttaattattttcagcgcgtcacatatctccaacaagtattctgggcccgttggcgcgaagagtatttgacgcttcttcaacagcgctccaaatggcgcactCCTCAGCCTGGACTCTCCATTAACGATGTTGTCCTTGTAAAGGATGAGAATCTACCGCCGCTGAAGTGGCCACTCGCCAGAGTGCAAGAGCTGATCTCTGGATCTGATGGGGTATCCAGAGTTGCTGTGCTTCAAACTGCGACTGGAGTCATACGTAGAGCTGTACgaaagctgtgtttgctgcccaaacaggatgatgttgaaagcccttgccttccaacggggggagaatgtttggtcaagtaa
- the Pka-C2 gene encoding cAMP-dependent protein kinase catalytic subunit 2 isoform X2: MSSQHLRTTFNSKEDYTTILDSLKQEFEQRWQAQEPSPYTNLESYVQRAVLGNGSFGTVLLVREKKGKNYYAAKMMNKEDLVRLKQVNHVHNEKTVLNSVRFPFLVHLIDATKDFDYLYLVLPFINGGELFTYHRKVRKFNEKQSRFYGVQVLLALEYLHHMSLMYRDLKPENILMDARGYIKVTDFGFTKRVDNRTSTLCGTPEYLAPEIIQLKPYSKSVDWWAFGVLLFEFVAGHSPFSMHNRDVILMYSKICLAEYRAPSFFTGQLKNLIDNLLQVDPSKR; the protein is encoded by the exons ATGAGTAGCCAGCACCTGCGGACAACTTTCAATTCAAAGGAGGACTACACCACCATTCTCGACAGCCTCAAGCAGGAGTTTGAGCAGCGCTGGCAAGCCCAAGAACCGTCGCCCTACACCAACCTAGAGAGCTATGTGCAGCGCGCCGTTCTTGGCAATGGCAGCTTTGGCACTGTA TTGCTAGTCAGGGAGAAGAAGGGCAAGAATTATTATGCAGCTAAGATGATGAATAAGGAGGACCTGGTGCGACTAAAACAGGTCAATCACGTTCACAATGAGAAGACCGTATTGAACTCTGTACGATTTCCATTTCTGGTCCATCTAATTGATGCCACCAAGGACTTTGATTATCTGTATCTGGTGTTGCCGTTTATCAATGGCGGCGAGTTGTTCACCTACCATCGCAA AGTGCGGAAGTTTAATGAGAAGCAGTCCCGCTTCTATGGGGTCCAGGTGCTGCTAGCCCTCGAGTACTTGCATCATATGAGTCTCATGTATCGAGACCTTAAGCCAGAGAATATTCTAATGGATGCTCGTGGCTATATCAAAGTGACAGATTTCGGCTTTACCAAG CGCGTGGACAACCGCACCTCGACGCTTTGTGGCACTCCAGAGTATTTGGCGCCAGAAATTATTCAATTGAAGCCGTATAGTAAGTCCGTCGATTGGTGGGCATTTGGTGTATTACTTTTTGAGTTCGTGGCTGGTCATTCGCCATTTTCTATGCACAATCGGGACGTTATATTGATGTATTCGAAAATATGTTTAGCTGAGTATCGTGCACCCTCGTTCTTTACGGGCCAACTAAAGAATCTGATTGACAATCTACTGCAGGTGGATCCCTCCAAGCG GTAA
- the Pka-C2 gene encoding cAMP-dependent protein kinase catalytic subunit 2 isoform X1, protein MSSQHLRTTFNSKEDYTTILDSLKQEFEQRWQAQEPSPYTNLESYVQRAVLGNGSFGTVLLVREKKGKNYYAAKMMNKEDLVRLKQVNHVHNEKTVLNSVRFPFLVHLIDATKDFDYLYLVLPFINGGELFTYHRKVRKFNEKQSRFYGVQVLLALEYLHHMSLMYRDLKPENILMDARGYIKVTDFGFTKRVDNRTSTLCGTPEYLAPEIIQLKPYSKSVDWWAFGVLLFEFVAGHSPFSMHNRDVILMYSKICLAEYRAPSFFTGQLKNLIDNLLQVDPSKRLGNSTEGSADIKTHPWFQGVDWFAVLNQEISPPYIPTVSNIEDLSNFENFEAKSKFKSKINRHPELFNNF, encoded by the exons ATGAGTAGCCAGCACCTGCGGACAACTTTCAATTCAAAGGAGGACTACACCACCATTCTCGACAGCCTCAAGCAGGAGTTTGAGCAGCGCTGGCAAGCCCAAGAACCGTCGCCCTACACCAACCTAGAGAGCTATGTGCAGCGCGCCGTTCTTGGCAATGGCAGCTTTGGCACTGTA TTGCTAGTCAGGGAGAAGAAGGGCAAGAATTATTATGCAGCTAAGATGATGAATAAGGAGGACCTGGTGCGACTAAAACAGGTCAATCACGTTCACAATGAGAAGACCGTATTGAACTCTGTACGATTTCCATTTCTGGTCCATCTAATTGATGCCACCAAGGACTTTGATTATCTGTATCTGGTGTTGCCGTTTATCAATGGCGGCGAGTTGTTCACCTACCATCGCAA AGTGCGGAAGTTTAATGAGAAGCAGTCCCGCTTCTATGGGGTCCAGGTGCTGCTAGCCCTCGAGTACTTGCATCATATGAGTCTCATGTATCGAGACCTTAAGCCAGAGAATATTCTAATGGATGCTCGTGGCTATATCAAAGTGACAGATTTCGGCTTTACCAAG CGCGTGGACAACCGCACCTCGACGCTTTGTGGCACTCCAGAGTATTTGGCGCCAGAAATTATTCAATTGAAGCCGTATAGTAAGTCCGTCGATTGGTGGGCATTTGGTGTATTACTTTTTGAGTTCGTGGCTGGTCATTCGCCATTTTCTATGCACAATCGGGACGTTATATTGATGTATTCGAAAATATGTTTAGCTGAGTATCGTGCACCCTCGTTCTTTACGGGCCAACTAAAGAATCTGATTGACAATCTACTGCAGGTGGATCCCTCCAAGCG TTTAGGTAACTCAACCGAAGGTTCTGCGGATATCAAAACTCACCCATGGTTTCAAGGCGTCGATTGGTTTGCAGTCCTCAATCAGGAAATTAGTCCGCCCTATATACCGACCGTGTCTAATATTGAAGATTtgtcaaattttgaaaattttgaagctaaatcaaaatttaagtCAAAAATAAATCGCCATCCCGAgttgtttaataatttttaa
- the Pka-C2 gene encoding cAMP-dependent protein kinase catalytic subunit 2 isoform X3 encodes MSSQHLRTTFNSKEDYTTILDSLKQEFEQRWQAQEPSPYTNLESYVQRAVLGNGSFGTVLLVREKKGKNYYAAKMMNKEDLVRLKQVNHVHNEKTVLNSVRFPFLVHLIDATKDFDYLYLVLPFINGGELFTYHRNAEV; translated from the exons ATGAGTAGCCAGCACCTGCGGACAACTTTCAATTCAAAGGAGGACTACACCACCATTCTCGACAGCCTCAAGCAGGAGTTTGAGCAGCGCTGGCAAGCCCAAGAACCGTCGCCCTACACCAACCTAGAGAGCTATGTGCAGCGCGCCGTTCTTGGCAATGGCAGCTTTGGCACTGTA TTGCTAGTCAGGGAGAAGAAGGGCAAGAATTATTATGCAGCTAAGATGATGAATAAGGAGGACCTGGTGCGACTAAAACAGGTCAATCACGTTCACAATGAGAAGACCGTATTGAACTCTGTACGATTTCCATTTCTGGTCCATCTAATTGATGCCACCAAGGACTTTGATTATCTGTATCTGGTGTTGCCGTTTATCAATGGCGGCGAGTTGTTCACCTACCATCGCAA TGCGGAAGTTTAA
- the LOC6629484 gene encoding cAMP-dependent protein kinase catalytic subunit 2, whose translation MGRQSVLEPQYFSPKVDYGVILDKLKDEFNKRFSRNTPSPSCGLDNYIIKATLGAGSFGKVQLVKEKDTEEYYASKQLSKDQIVKTKQVMHVMSEKRVLNAIHFPFTVNLIASFKDNDSLYLILPLLLGGELFTYHRRVRKFSEKQARFYAAQVFLALEYLHHCSLLYRDLKPENIIIDKNGYLKVTDFGFAKKVETRTMTLCGTPEYLPPEIIQSKPYGTSVDWWAFGVLIYEFVTGHSPFASHNRDVMVMYNKICEGDYKMPSAFTGALRHLVDHLLQVDLSKRYGNLIGGNKDIKNHEWFKEVEWIALLNQTIAPPYLPTISNAEDISNFDKHPEGKHKPKAKTMRHEEAFAEF comes from the exons ATGGGGCGGCAATCAGTTTTGGAGCCACAGTATTTTAGTCCAAAAGTTGACTACGGTGTCATCTTGGATAAACTGAAGGATGAGTTTAACAAAAGGTTTTCCCGCAATACACCGTCACCATCGTGTGGTCTCGACAACTACATAATCAAAGCCACTCTTGGAGCCGGCTCATTTGGGAAGGTGCAGTTAGTCAAGGAAAAGGACACTGAAGAGTATTATGCTTCGAAACAGCTAAGCAAAGATCAGATCGTGAAGACAAAACAGGTGATGCATGTCATGAGCGAGAAACGGGTTCTCAACGCGATACATTTCCCGTTCACCGTCAATCTGATAGCTTCATTCAAGGACAATGACAGCCTTTACTTGATTCTGCCGCTACTGCTTGGAGGCGAACTGTTCACTTACCATCGCAG AGTTCGCAAATTTAGTGAAAAACAGGCGCGCTTCTATGCGGCCCAGGTGTTTCTGGCTCTGGAGTATCTTCATCATTGCAGTCTACTTTATCGCGATCTGAAGCCAGAGAATATTATAATAGACAAAAACGGCTATCTGAAGGTCACGGACTTTGGATTTGCAAAG AAAGTAGAAACGCGTACAATGACGCTTTGCGGCACTCCGGAGTATCTGCCGCCAGAAATTATACAATCAAAGCCTTACGGCACCAGCGTGGACTGGTGGGCTTTCGGTGTTCTTATCTATGAGTTTGTTACCGGTCATTCTCCGTTTGCATCCCACAATCGTGACGTCATGGTTATGTACAACAAGATCTGCGAGGGTGACTACAAAATGCCCAGTGCATTCACTGGGGCGTTGCGTCATCTGGTGGATCATTTGTTACAAGTGGATCTCTCGAAACG ATATGGCAATTTAATTGGTGGCAACAAGGATATCAAGAATCATGAGTGGTTCAAGGAGGTGGAATGGATAGCGTTGCTCAACCAGACCATAGCGCCGCCCTACTTACCAACTATATCGAATGCTGAGGATATTTCAAACTTCGACAAGCATCCTGAGGGTAAACATAAGCCGAAGGCTAAGACCATGCGGCATGAGGAAGCTTTCGCTGAATTCTAG
- the Spn100A gene encoding uncharacterized protein Spn100A → MKAALCLLPLLACANIVCSLPPPPTKEDALPSMFASEASQLIATQLLKHNKDIDANQVHSPLGVASILAVLAEAAEGETYAEFGQVFGFPKERQDLRAAFQRILGSYQNRDAAVALPSFQTWFYVYRNNSVREDYKQLLQRHYYVEVKDINRQEYDWSEPNTSLQLEGSGADVDSTEPSNSKDVIGFETLKRINLDDDAPLVPSDTYGEEVLNKEASKFDREVDDKQYVEKPVALAEAAEQLQRDQEREREQLTTELSATEAASSSTDAPVEKLEKPAEIALTVEENVAAKQQNKRSDAEQNPNDEENETVQEDEKLRKLLNEPSNGGNQVTAGEPEKVRLPLQKLENAVKSMVKEGADEIMIALESHLSTVARAYSARSLFRQDDIASALSANSITGRELGSKSKMLLFNGLYYRGSWAQPFYQLRDGSDEFFFMTNEDAVKTPMMHARGKYNVTDLPHLKARLLSVPYENAQYSLCIVLPNEPEGLSEVIAQLQPSDYKYAREHMQLKELHVTLPKFQVEETSRSEAMLQQLGLKRLFSRTEAQLGLLTEDEDVHVDEIVQFVNVRVDEGGSSANSLSAATMQGRSPIAAEAAATLPVPEPEPEPGVELFDVNRPFVYFVMDCKNQFVLASGKVYAPEFKDELPPVSIEVELEQS, encoded by the exons ATGAAAGCTGCGCTCTGCCTTTTACCGCTGTTGGCCTGTGCCAACATAGTTTGTTCACTGCCACCTCCTCCGACCAAGGAGGATGCACTGCCCAGCATGTTTGCCAGTGAGGCCTCCCAGCTGATTGCTACCCAGCTGCTGAAGCACAACAAAGATATCGATGCCAATCAGGTGCATTCGCCGCTGGGCGTGGCCTCTATACTGGCCGTGCTGGCGGAGGCTGCAGAGGGTGAGACCTATGCGGAGTTTGGTCAGGTCTTTGGCTTTCCCAAGGAGCGGCAGGATCTAAGAGCAGCCTTTCAGCGCATTCTGGGCAGCTATCAGAATCGCGATGCAGCTGTGGCCCTGCCATCGTTCCAGACATGGTTCTATGTCTATCGCAACAACAGTGTGCGCGAGGACtacaagcagctgctgcagcgtcACTATTACGTCGAGGTGAAGGATATCAATAGGCAAGAGTATGACTGGAGTGAGCCCAACACCTCGCTGCAGCTGGAGGGCAGTGGCGCCGATGTCGACAGCACAGagccaagcaacagcaaagatGTCATCGGTTTCGAGACACTGAAGCGCATTAACCTGGACGACGATGCTCCCCTTGTGCCAAGTGATACCTATGGCGAGGAGGTGCTAAACAAGGAGGCATCCAAGTTCGATCGTGAGGTGGATGACAAGCAGTATGTGGAAAAACCAGTTGCATTGGCCGAAGCTGCAGAACAGCTGCAGCGTGACCAGGAACGGGAGCGGGAGCAGCTGACCACCGAGCTGTCGGCAACGgaagcagccagcagcagcaccgaTGCACCAGTGGAAAAACTAGAAAAACCAGCTGAAATTGCCCTGACCGTTGAGGAAAATGTTGCAGCCAAGCAGCAGAACAAACGCAGCGATGCCGAACAGAATCCAAACGACGAGGAGAACGAGACGGTGCAGGAGGATGAAAAGCTGCGCAAGCTGCTCAACGAGCCGAGCAACGGCGGCAACCAGGTGACCGCCGGTGAACCCGAGAAGGTGCGTCTACCCCTGCAGAAACTGGAAAATGCTGTCAAGTCAATGGTCAAGGAGGGTGCCGATGAAATTATGATTGCGCTCGAGTCGCATCTGAGCACAGTGGCTCGG GCTTATAGCGCACGCAGTCTGTTCCGACAGGACGACATTGCCTCAGCACTGAGCGCCAACTCCATAACGGGTCGTGAACTTGGCTCCAAGTCCAAGATGCTGCTCTTCAACGGACTCTACTATCGCGGCAGCTGGGCTCAGCCTTTCTATCAGCTGCGCGATGGCAGCGATGAGTTCTTCTTTATGACAAACGAAGATGCCGTGAAGACGCCCATGATGCATGCGCGTGGCAAATACAACGTGACCGATCTGCCTCACTTGAAGGCACGTCTGCTCTCAGTGCCGTACGAGAATGCTCAGTACAGTCTCTGCATTGTGCTGCCCAATGAGCCTGAGGGCCTCAGCGAGGTTATTGCCCAGCTGCAGCCCAGCGACTACAAATATGCACGCGAGCACATGCAGCTGAAGGAGTTGCATGTGACGCTGCCTAAGTTCCAGGTGGAAGAGACCTCACGCTCCGAGGCCATGCTCCAGCAGCTGGGCCTAAAGCGTCTTTTCTCCCGCACCGAGGCTCAGCTGGGTCTCCTTACCGAGGACGAGGACGTACATGTCGATGAGATCGTGCAGTTTGTCAATGTGCGCGTGGACGAgggcggcagcagcgccaacTCCTTGTCTGCGGCCACAATGCAGGGCCGTTCACCGATTGCCGCCGAAGCAGCTGCCACATTGCCAGTGCCCGAACCTGAGCCCGAGCCGGGCGTAGAGCTTTTCGATGTAAATCGCCCGTTCGTCTATTTCGTAATGGACTGCAAAAATCAGTTTGTCCTCGCCTCCGGTAAGGTTTACGCGCCCGAGTTTAAGGATGAGCTGCCGCCCGTCTCCATCGAGGTGGAGCTGGAGCAGTCGTAG